A window from Pseudomonas alloputida encodes these proteins:
- a CDS encoding NUDIX hydrolase yields MPNIIRIAAALLIDPQGRTLLVRKRGTEAFMQPGGKIDAGETPVQALVRELQEELGLRIDPAQAMHLGQFSAPAANEPGFEVQAELFRVDSAAAVVPAAEIEEVVWLAADQAPVMPLAPLTRDLILPLYRQALNAPR; encoded by the coding sequence ATGCCCAACATCATCCGCATCGCCGCCGCCCTGCTGATCGACCCTCAGGGCCGCACGCTGCTGGTGCGCAAGCGTGGCACCGAGGCTTTCATGCAGCCAGGCGGCAAGATCGATGCCGGTGAAACGCCGGTACAGGCGCTGGTGCGCGAGTTGCAGGAGGAACTGGGCCTGCGCATCGACCCGGCTCAGGCTATGCACCTGGGCCAGTTCAGTGCCCCCGCCGCCAACGAACCAGGCTTCGAAGTGCAAGCCGAGCTGTTCCGTGTCGACAGCGCCGCTGCCGTGGTGCCGGCCGCAGAGATCGAGGAGGTGGTCTGGCTGGCAGCAGATCAGGCGCCCGTCATGCCACTGGCTCCCCTGACCCGCGACTTGATCCTGCCGCTGTATCGCCAGGCGCTCAACGCACCGCGCTGA
- the metR gene encoding transcriptional regulator MetR has translation MLEIRHLKTLHALREADSLVEAAERLHLTQSALSHQFKELEERLGLPIFVRKTKPIRFTSAGLRLLQLADATLPLLRSAERDIARLAGGTAGRLHMAIECHSCFQWLMPTIDQFRDAWPEVELDLASGFAFAPLPALARGDLDLVVTSDPVDLAGITYVPLFTYEAMLAVANQHPLASKPYIVPQDLLDQTLITYPVERDRLDIFTRFLEPADIEPAAVRTSELTVMMMQLVASGRGVCGMPHWALHEYSSRGYVKGKRLGEKGLFATLYAAVRTDMLDAPYMRDFLLTAKDTSFATLDGVSAVR, from the coding sequence GTGCTGGAGATCCGTCACCTGAAAACCCTTCATGCCCTGCGCGAAGCCGACAGCCTGGTGGAGGCCGCCGAACGCCTGCACCTGACCCAGTCGGCGTTGTCGCACCAGTTCAAGGAGCTGGAAGAGCGCCTGGGCCTCCCGATTTTCGTGCGCAAGACCAAGCCAATCCGCTTCACCAGCGCCGGGCTGCGTCTGCTGCAACTGGCTGATGCCACCCTGCCGTTGCTGCGCAGTGCCGAACGTGACATCGCACGCCTGGCCGGAGGCACTGCCGGACGCCTGCACATGGCTATTGAATGCCACAGTTGCTTCCAGTGGCTGATGCCGACCATCGACCAGTTCCGTGATGCCTGGCCGGAAGTGGAACTGGACCTGGCCTCGGGCTTTGCCTTCGCCCCGCTACCGGCCCTGGCCCGCGGCGACCTTGACCTGGTGGTGACCTCCGACCCGGTGGACCTGGCAGGCATCACTTACGTGCCGCTGTTCACCTACGAGGCGATGCTGGCAGTGGCCAACCAACACCCGCTGGCCAGCAAGCCTTACATCGTGCCGCAAGACTTGCTCGACCAGACGCTGATCACCTACCCGGTGGAGCGCGATCGCCTGGACATCTTCACGCGCTTCCTGGAGCCGGCCGATATCGAGCCAGCCGCCGTGCGTACCTCGGAGCTGACGGTGATGATGATGCAACTGGTGGCCAGCGGCCGTGGCGTGTGCGGCATGCCGCATTGGGCGCTGCACGAGTACAGCTCGCGCGGCTATGTGAAGGGCAAACGCCTGGGCGAGAAAGGCCTGTTTGCCACGCTTTATGCCGCCGTACGCACCGACATGCTCGATGCCCCTTACATGCGCGACTTTTTGCTGACGGCCAAGGACACCTCGTTCGCCACCCTCGACGGCGTCAGCGCGGTGCGTTGA
- a CDS encoding alpha/beta fold hydrolase encodes MRAFWLFLFFLFSAPASFAEQRCDAQVPVQRAELGAVSLVYQSVGAPRDPALLLVMGLGGQLIHWPDDVVEALCRQGFRVIRYDNRDVGLSRWNQVPPHANLTLELLRYKLGLPVSAPYTLTDMADDGLHLMDALGVRQFHVLGVSMGGMIAQHLAAMAPERVRSLTLVMSSSGAAGLPAPDPALVQLLARRSAPNREVAIEQQADLLAALGSPEVRDDREVLLHQAAQAYDRAFNPDGAKRQIMAILAEPSRVELLNQLRVPTLVVHGTADPLLPVMHGVHLAAHIRGSQLRLIPGLAHRFQEPFKAPLLGAVLPYLQAHRQEVTHIAGL; translated from the coding sequence ATGCGGGCTTTTTGGCTTTTTCTTTTCTTTCTGTTCAGCGCACCGGCGAGTTTCGCCGAACAGCGCTGTGACGCCCAGGTGCCGGTGCAGCGTGCCGAACTCGGTGCCGTCAGCCTGGTGTACCAGAGCGTCGGTGCGCCACGCGACCCGGCCTTGCTGCTGGTCATGGGCTTGGGCGGACAGCTGATTCATTGGCCAGACGACGTGGTCGAAGCATTGTGTCGCCAAGGTTTTCGGGTGATCCGCTATGACAACCGCGATGTCGGCCTGTCACGCTGGAACCAGGTGCCACCGCACGCCAACCTGACGCTCGAACTGTTGCGTTACAAGCTGGGCCTGCCCGTGTCGGCGCCCTACACGCTGACTGATATGGCCGATGACGGCTTGCACCTGATGGACGCGTTGGGCGTGCGCCAGTTTCATGTATTGGGTGTGAGCATGGGCGGCATGATTGCCCAGCACCTGGCGGCGATGGCGCCCGAGCGTGTGCGCAGCCTGACGCTGGTCATGTCCAGTTCAGGGGCGGCGGGGCTCCCGGCGCCGGACCCGGCGCTGGTGCAGTTGCTGGCCCGGCGCAGCGCACCGAACCGTGAAGTGGCAATCGAGCAGCAGGCCGACCTGCTGGCGGCCTTGGGCAGCCCTGAGGTACGGGACGACCGCGAGGTGTTGCTGCACCAGGCGGCGCAGGCCTACGACCGGGCGTTCAACCCTGACGGGGCCAAGCGCCAGATCATGGCGATACTGGCCGAGCCGAGCCGCGTCGAGTTGCTCAACCAGTTGCGAGTGCCGACCCTGGTGGTACACGGCACGGCTGATCCGTTATTGCCGGTGATGCATGGCGTGCACTTGGCGGCGCATATCCGGGGCAGCCAGTTGCGCTTGATCCCGGGGCTGGCGCACCGTTTCCAGGAGCCGTTCAAGGCGCCGTTACTGGGGGCGGTGTTGCCTTATTTGCAGGCGCACAGGCAAGAGGTCACGCACATCGCAGGGCTCTGA
- a CDS encoding GlpM family protein, translated as MDLVFKAALGAGVVLLLAVLSKTRNYYIAGLVPLFPTFALIAHYIVGKGRSIADLKTTILFGMWSIIPYFVYLATLYVLVDRLRLEASMALATVAWLIAATVLVTVWVRMH; from the coding sequence GTGGACCTGGTATTCAAAGCGGCCCTGGGCGCAGGCGTGGTGCTGTTGCTGGCAGTGCTGTCGAAAACGCGCAACTACTACATCGCAGGGCTGGTGCCGCTGTTCCCCACCTTCGCCCTGATTGCCCACTACATCGTCGGCAAGGGGCGCAGCATTGCCGACCTCAAGACCACCATCCTGTTTGGCATGTGGTCGATCATTCCGTATTTCGTGTACCTGGCAACCCTGTATGTACTGGTCGACCGCTTGCGCCTCGAGGCTTCGATGGCGCTGGCCACAGTGGCCTGGCTGATCGCCGCGACCGTGCTGGTGACTGTGTGGGTGCGGATGCACTGA
- a CDS encoding sigma-54-dependent transcriptional regulator — protein MLGCQQALALEDIACEGVGSAEQALERIGDDFAGIVVSDIRLPGIDGLELLNRLKARDRSLPVVLITGHGDIDMAVGAMRNGAYDFMEKPFSPERLVDVVRRALEQRGLSREVVALRRQLAEQSSLEGRIIGRSPAMEHLRELIANVADTSANVLIEGETGTGKELVARCLHDFSRRQSHPFVALNCGGLPENLFESEIFGHEANAFTGAGKRRIGKIEHANGGTLFLDEVESMPINLQIKLLRVLQERTLERLGSNQSIPVDCRVIAATKADLDALGQSGQFRSDLYYRLNVVTLELPPLRERREDILQLFEHFLQQSALRFDRETPTLDSQPLSRLMAHDWPGNVRELRNVAERYALGLPAFKKGPSGGANQGLLFAEAVEAFERNLLTDALQRTGGNLSQASQELGMAKTTLFDKVKKYGLA, from the coding sequence CTGCTCGGCTGCCAGCAGGCGCTGGCCCTGGAGGATATCGCCTGCGAGGGCGTAGGCAGCGCCGAACAGGCGCTGGAACGCATCGGCGACGATTTTGCCGGCATTGTCGTCAGCGATATCCGCCTGCCGGGTATTGATGGCCTGGAGCTGCTCAATCGCCTCAAGGCCCGTGACCGCAGCCTGCCGGTGGTGCTGATCACTGGCCATGGCGATATCGACATGGCCGTTGGCGCCATGCGTAACGGCGCCTACGACTTCATGGAAAAACCGTTCTCCCCCGAGCGCCTGGTCGACGTGGTACGCCGCGCGCTGGAACAGCGCGGGCTGTCACGCGAAGTGGTGGCCCTGCGCCGCCAGCTGGCCGAACAGAGCAGCCTGGAGGGACGCATCATTGGTCGCTCACCGGCCATGGAGCACTTGCGCGAACTGATCGCCAACGTCGCCGACACCTCAGCCAACGTGCTTATCGAAGGCGAGACCGGCACCGGCAAAGAGCTGGTCGCACGCTGCCTGCACGACTTCAGCCGTCGCCAGAGCCACCCGTTCGTGGCGCTGAACTGTGGCGGCCTGCCGGAAAACCTGTTTGAAAGCGAGATATTCGGCCACGAGGCCAACGCCTTCACCGGTGCCGGCAAACGCCGCATCGGCAAGATCGAACATGCCAACGGCGGCACGCTGTTCCTCGATGAAGTGGAGAGCATGCCGATCAACCTGCAGATCAAGCTGCTGCGCGTGCTGCAGGAGCGCACCCTGGAACGATTGGGCTCGAACCAGAGCATCCCGGTGGATTGCCGGGTGATCGCCGCGACAAAGGCGGACCTTGATGCCCTGGGCCAGAGCGGCCAGTTCCGCAGCGACCTGTATTACCGGCTGAACGTGGTCACCCTGGAGCTGCCGCCGCTGCGTGAGCGCCGTGAAGACATCCTGCAGTTGTTCGAACATTTCCTGCAGCAGTCGGCCCTGCGCTTCGATCGGGAAACACCGACACTGGACAGCCAGCCCCTGTCGCGCCTGATGGCCCACGACTGGCCAGGCAACGTGCGCGAGTTGCGCAACGTGGCCGAACGCTATGCCCTCGGCCTGCCAGCGTTCAAGAAAGGCCCCAGCGGTGGTGCCAACCAAGGCCTGCTTTTTGCCGAGGCGGTGGAAGCATTCGAACGCAACCTGCTCACTGATGCCCTGCAACGCACGGGTGGCAACCTGAGCCAGGCCAGCCAGGAGCTGGGCATGGCCAAGACCACGCTGTTCGACAAAGTGAAAAAATACGGCCTCGCCTGA
- a CDS encoding sensor histidine kinase encodes MKCDPSLLRPAKPAVNSRLIRQLLLPPLIILLMVGLGMAGYLISESNGIRTLSENGERQLELHARTVESEISKYTYLPSLLELEDSVSHLLTDPDGASRQTVNEYLEGLNRRSRSRAIFVLDTNGRVQATSNWRDADSFLGEDLSFRAYFQTAVRGEPGRFYGIGSTTGEAGYYLAHGLEEHGKIIGVAVIKVRLDTLEERWQRARLEAFVSDENGIIILSSDPARRLKSVRPLTPQIKERLARSLQYYWWPLNELQPLARETLADGVEKLTFPANTETAHGKPHEVAYLAQTRRLVDTPWHFTLLTPLQDLRRESMVQGILVGVAFALLAILGIAWNERRKVIATRLAAREALEEANSQLERRIAERTADLRASNERLKGQIRERRHAEQTLRHAQDELVQAGKLAAIGQMSTSIAHELNQPLAALRTLSGNTVRFLERGALETASTNLRTMNDLIDRMGRITASLRSFARRGDDSGQASLAKAVEATLQVLANRISACHLQLHHQFEDQQLAIDQTRLEQILVNLIGNALDAMAAQPQPELWLEGELQGDKYRLQVRDNGHGIDPEARKHLFEPFFTTKPGEHGLGLGLTLSASLAAAAKGSLNVEHPVTGGTAFVLALPLVSPPSESAEHP; translated from the coding sequence ATGAAATGCGATCCCTCGCTACTTCGCCCTGCCAAGCCTGCCGTGAATTCCCGCCTGATCCGTCAATTGCTGTTACCACCACTGATCATCCTGCTGATGGTCGGCCTGGGAATGGCTGGCTACCTGATCAGCGAGAGCAATGGTATCCGCACCCTCAGCGAAAACGGGGAACGCCAGCTGGAGCTGCACGCACGCACGGTCGAAAGCGAAATCAGCAAGTACACCTACTTGCCGAGCCTGCTGGAGCTGGAAGACAGCGTCTCGCACCTGCTCACCGACCCGGACGGCGCCTCACGCCAGACGGTCAACGAATACCTTGAAGGCCTGAACCGTCGCAGTCGCAGTCGGGCCATCTTCGTCCTCGACACCAATGGCCGGGTACAGGCCACCAGCAACTGGCGCGATGCCGACTCGTTCCTGGGTGAAGACCTGTCGTTCCGCGCCTACTTCCAGACTGCCGTGCGCGGCGAGCCAGGGCGGTTCTACGGCATCGGCAGTACCACGGGCGAGGCTGGCTATTACCTGGCCCATGGGCTTGAGGAGCACGGCAAGATCATAGGCGTTGCGGTGATCAAGGTGCGCCTGGACACCCTCGAGGAGCGCTGGCAGCGTGCCCGCCTGGAGGCGTTCGTCAGCGACGAGAATGGCATCATCATTCTCTCCAGCGACCCGGCCCGGCGCCTCAAGTCGGTGCGCCCGCTGACCCCGCAAATCAAGGAGCGACTGGCGCGAAGCCTGCAGTACTACTGGTGGCCGCTGAACGAATTGCAGCCCCTGGCCCGGGAAACCCTAGCCGATGGTGTGGAAAAACTGACCTTCCCGGCCAACACCGAAACCGCTCATGGCAAACCGCACGAAGTGGCCTATCTGGCGCAAACCAGGCGCCTGGTCGACACCCCCTGGCATTTCACCCTGCTGACCCCACTGCAGGACCTGCGTCGCGAATCCATGGTGCAGGGCATTCTGGTGGGCGTGGCCTTTGCCTTGCTGGCGATCCTCGGCATTGCCTGGAACGAGCGGCGCAAAGTGATCGCCACCCGCCTGGCGGCCCGCGAAGCCCTTGAAGAGGCCAACAGCCAGCTGGAGCGGCGGATTGCCGAACGCACCGCCGACCTGCGCGCCAGCAACGAACGCCTCAAGGGCCAGATTCGCGAGCGCCGGCATGCCGAGCAGACCTTGCGCCACGCCCAGGATGAGCTGGTGCAGGCAGGTAAGCTGGCCGCCATCGGGCAGATGTCCACCAGCATTGCCCACGAGCTGAACCAGCCACTGGCTGCGCTGCGCACCCTTTCTGGCAATACAGTGCGCTTCCTCGAGCGCGGGGCGCTGGAAACCGCCAGCACCAACCTGCGCACCATGAATGACCTGATCGACCGCATGGGCCGCATCACCGCCAGCCTTCGCTCGTTCGCCCGGCGCGGCGATGACAGCGGCCAGGCTTCACTGGCCAAGGCAGTAGAGGCCACCCTGCAGGTGCTGGCCAACCGCATCAGTGCCTGTCATTTGCAATTGCACCACCAGTTCGAGGACCAGCAACTGGCCATCGACCAGACCCGCCTGGAGCAGATTCTGGTCAACCTGATCGGGAATGCCCTTGACGCCATGGCCGCGCAACCGCAGCCTGAGCTATGGCTGGAAGGCGAGTTGCAGGGTGACAAGTACCGTTTGCAGGTGCGCGACAACGGCCACGGTATCGACCCCGAAGCGCGCAAGCACCTGTTCGAACCTTTCTTTACCACCAAACCGGGCGAGCATGGCCTGGGCCTGGGCCTGACCCTGTCGGCGAGCCTTGCCGCCGCCGCCAAGGGAAGCCTGAACGTCGAGCATCCCGTCACAGGCGGCACGGCCTTCGTCCTGGCCCTGCCTCTGGTTTCACCCCCTAGCGAATCGGCAGAGCATCCATGA
- a CDS encoding amino acid ABC transporter ATP-binding protein, producing MISIKNVNKWYGDFQVLTDCSTEVKKGEVVVVCGPSGSGKSTLIKCVNALEPFQKGDIVVDGTSIADPKTNLPKLRSRVGMVFQHFELFPHLTITENLTIAQRKVLGRSEAEATKKGLALLDRVGLSAHAKKHPGQLSGGQQQRVAIARALAMDPIVMLFDEPTSALDPEMVSEVLDVMVQLAQEGMTMMCVTHEMGFARKVANRVIFMDKGSIIEDCTKEEFFGDQSARDQRTQHFLSKILQH from the coding sequence ATGATTTCCATCAAGAACGTCAACAAGTGGTACGGCGACTTCCAGGTACTGACCGACTGCAGCACCGAGGTCAAGAAAGGTGAGGTGGTGGTGGTCTGTGGCCCGTCGGGCTCGGGCAAGTCCACCCTGATCAAGTGCGTCAACGCGCTGGAGCCGTTCCAGAAGGGCGACATCGTGGTCGATGGCACTTCGATTGCCGACCCGAAGACCAACCTGCCCAAGCTGCGCTCGCGCGTGGGCATGGTGTTCCAGCACTTCGAGCTGTTCCCGCACCTGACCATCACCGAGAACCTGACCATTGCCCAGCGCAAGGTACTGGGCCGCAGCGAGGCGGAAGCCACCAAGAAGGGCCTGGCGCTGCTCGACCGTGTAGGCCTCAGTGCCCATGCCAAGAAACACCCCGGCCAGCTCTCCGGTGGCCAGCAGCAGCGCGTGGCAATCGCCCGCGCCCTGGCGATGGACCCGATCGTCATGCTGTTCGACGAACCTACCTCCGCACTGGACCCGGAAATGGTCAGCGAGGTACTGGACGTGATGGTGCAACTGGCCCAAGAAGGCATGACCATGATGTGCGTAACCCACGAGATGGGCTTTGCCCGCAAAGTCGCCAACCGGGTCATCTTCATGGACAAGGGCAGCATCATCGAAGACTGCACCAAGGAAGAGTTCTTCGGTGACCAGAGCGCCCGCGACCAGCGCACCCAGCACTTCCTCAGCAAGATCCTGCAGCACTGA
- a CDS encoding amino acid ABC transporter permease, which translates to MEMDFSEIIPALPALWEGMVMTLKLMVMGVIGGIVLGTILALMRLSSSKLLSNLAGAYVNYFRSIPLLLVITWFYLAVPFVLRWITGEDTPVGAFTSCVVAFMMFEAAYFCEIVRAGVQSISKGQMGAAQALGMNYAQTMRLIILPQAFRKMTPLLLQQSIILFQDTSLVYTVGLVDFLNSARSNGDIIGRSHEFLIFAGVVYFLISFSASWLVKRLQKRISV; encoded by the coding sequence ATGGAAATGGATTTCAGCGAAATCATCCCCGCCCTGCCTGCCCTCTGGGAGGGCATGGTCATGACCCTCAAACTGATGGTCATGGGAGTCATCGGCGGTATCGTGCTGGGCACCATCCTGGCACTGATGCGCCTGTCGTCAAGCAAACTGCTGTCGAACCTGGCCGGCGCCTACGTCAACTACTTCCGCTCGATTCCGCTGCTGCTGGTGATCACCTGGTTCTACCTGGCGGTACCGTTCGTGCTGCGCTGGATCACCGGCGAAGATACCCCGGTGGGTGCCTTCACCTCCTGCGTGGTCGCCTTCATGATGTTCGAGGCCGCGTATTTCTGCGAAATCGTCCGCGCCGGTGTGCAGTCGATCTCCAAGGGCCAGATGGGCGCCGCACAAGCGCTGGGCATGAACTACGCGCAGACCATGCGCCTGATCATCCTGCCCCAGGCCTTCCGCAAGATGACCCCGCTGCTGCTGCAGCAGAGCATCATCCTGTTCCAGGACACCTCGCTGGTATACACCGTGGGCCTGGTCGACTTCCTCAACTCGGCACGCTCCAACGGCGACATCATCGGGCGCTCCCATGAGTTCCTGATCTTCGCCGGCGTCGTCTACTTCCTCATCAGCTTCTCCGCTTCGTGGCTGGTCAAGCGCCTGCAAAAAAGGATCTCCGTATGA
- a CDS encoding amino acid ABC transporter permease, whose translation MNYNWDWGVFFKSTGVGSETYLDWYITGLGWTIAIAITAWIIALLLGSLLGVMRTVPNRLVSGIATAYVELFRNVPLLVQLFIWYFLVPDLLPEGLQEWFKQDLNPTTSALISVVICLGLFTAARVCEQVRTGIQALPKGQEAAARAMGFSLPQIYNNVLLPQAYRIIIPPLTSEFLNVFKNSSVASLIGLMELLAQTKQTAEFSANLFEAFTLATLIYFTLNMGLMLLMRMVEKKVAVPGLISVGGK comes from the coding sequence ATGAATTACAACTGGGACTGGGGCGTGTTCTTCAAGTCCACCGGCGTGGGCAGCGAAACCTATCTGGACTGGTACATCACCGGCCTGGGCTGGACCATCGCCATCGCCATCACCGCCTGGATCATCGCGCTGCTGCTGGGGTCGCTCCTCGGTGTCATGCGTACCGTACCGAACCGCCTGGTATCGGGTATCGCCACCGCCTACGTGGAACTGTTCCGCAACGTGCCACTGCTGGTGCAACTGTTCATCTGGTACTTCCTGGTACCGGACCTGCTGCCAGAAGGCTTGCAGGAATGGTTCAAGCAGGACCTCAACCCGACCACTTCGGCGCTGATCAGCGTGGTCATCTGCCTGGGCCTGTTCACCGCCGCGCGCGTCTGTGAGCAAGTGCGTACCGGTATCCAGGCGCTGCCCAAAGGCCAGGAAGCTGCCGCCCGCGCCATGGGCTTCAGCCTCCCGCAGATCTACAACAATGTGCTGCTGCCGCAAGCCTACCGGATCATCATTCCGCCGCTCACCTCCGAGTTCCTCAACGTATTCAAGAACTCCTCGGTGGCGTCGCTGATCGGCCTGATGGAGCTGCTCGCGCAGACCAAACAGACCGCAGAGTTTTCCGCCAACCTGTTCGAGGCGTTCACCTTGGCCACGCTGATCTACTTCACCCTGAACATGGGCCTGATGCTGCTCATGCGCATGGTCGAGAAGAAAGTCGCCGTGCCTGGCCTGATTTCCGTGGGGGGCAAGTAA
- a CDS encoding glutamate/aspartate ABC transporter substrate-binding protein → MRIVRQLLGAAIAAAVIASPAMAEELTGTLKKIKESGTITLGHRDSSIPFSYLAGKPEPVGYSHDIQLAVVDALKKQLGTDIKVRYNLVTSQTRIPLVQNGTVDLECGSTTNNVERQQQVGFSVGIFEVGTRLLTKVKDGQPAYKDFPDLAGKNVVTTAGTTSERILKAMNADKQMKMNVISAKDHGEAFNMLESGRAVAFMMDDALLAGEMAKARKPADWVITGTPQSYEIYGCMVRKDDAAFKKAVDDAIVAYFKSGEVNKSYEKWFMQPIPPKGLNLNFQMSEELKKLIAEPTDKAADEKKS, encoded by the coding sequence ATGCGTATCGTTCGTCAATTGCTGGGCGCAGCCATCGCGGCTGCAGTCATCGCTTCGCCGGCCATGGCCGAGGAGCTCACCGGCACCCTGAAGAAGATCAAGGAATCGGGCACCATCACGCTGGGGCACCGCGACTCCTCCATTCCATTTTCCTACCTGGCCGGCAAACCCGAGCCCGTCGGTTACTCGCATGACATCCAGCTGGCCGTCGTCGACGCGCTGAAAAAGCAACTGGGCACGGACATCAAGGTCCGTTACAACCTGGTCACCTCGCAAACCCGTATTCCGCTGGTGCAGAACGGCACCGTCGACCTGGAGTGTGGCTCCACCACCAACAACGTCGAGCGCCAGCAACAGGTTGGCTTCTCGGTCGGCATCTTCGAAGTCGGTACCCGCCTGTTGACCAAGGTCAAGGACGGTCAGCCGGCATACAAAGACTTCCCGGACCTGGCCGGCAAGAACGTGGTGACCACCGCCGGTACCACCTCCGAGCGCATCCTCAAGGCGATGAACGCCGACAAGCAGATGAAGATGAACGTGATTTCCGCCAAGGACCACGGTGAAGCCTTCAACATGCTCGAAAGCGGCCGCGCCGTGGCCTTCATGATGGACGACGCCCTGCTCGCCGGTGAAATGGCCAAGGCGCGCAAGCCAGCGGACTGGGTCATCACCGGTACCCCTCAGTCGTACGAAATCTACGGCTGCATGGTGCGCAAGGATGACGCTGCGTTCAAAAAAGCGGTCGACGACGCCATCGTTGCCTACTTCAAGTCGGGCGAAGTCAACAAGAGCTACGAGAAGTGGTTCATGCAGCCGATCCCGCCTAAAGGTCTGAACCTCAACTTCCAGATGAGCGAAGAGCTGAAAAAACTGATCGCCGAGCCGACCGACAAGGCTGCGGACGAGAAGAAGTCCTGA